One Setaria viridis chromosome 7, Setaria_viridis_v4.0, whole genome shotgun sequence genomic region harbors:
- the LOC117865148 gene encoding uncharacterized protein isoform X1, which yields MQKSKACVIRSFTDVINPHPFAQLKYKRGLMDPSLYKAATRGDVATLKRLLEVDPTILDSKTPQLNTALHLAALHGHTDFAGEVLNVKEELLVAKNNDGDSPLHLAARYGEKGVVELFVRRARSWPPEDPTTAEGPLRNPLMMTNKAGDTPLHDAVRNRRNAVALLLLDMNPDRGHDLNGLGESPLEIAAREGLVLVVERIVKHPWAQQVSVNHHVRGTALHQAVLARHILLYTAGILEILLEKRPELIDLTDSNGNNALHYAAKKNHARAVDILLNKRMNLAYKSNHEQQSPLHVAAHYGSTDAITALLRCCPDVAEMEDNNGHTAFHASVVSGKANAIRCLLRRVVRAKEVLNHVDKNGNTPRHLAASMSHINSALVLLNDGRVDPCVLNRDGQTARSLLEIRGEMDAYELHLWTQLMRHEPIWCRNQPVPPLRRHKGSASAPGDFRERLGIQVILASLVATVSFAATVTMPGGYSQTEGTAIHSHRAAFKIFLVSNTIAMSSSSVVLLCFLYPVKYYSYKVNQVLWGQRLTCLACLAMIVSFMTAVYVTVAPTVRWPVDMAMAIGASTPVLVILILGRQVFFLRL from the exons ATGCAGAAAAGCAAAGCCTGTGTAATTCGGAGCTTTACGGATGTAATTAATCCACATCCATTTGCACAACTGAAGTATAAGAGAGGACTCATGGATCCCTCGCTGTACAAGGCCGCGACACGGGGCGACGTGGCGACCCTGAAGCGGCTGCTGGAGGTTGACCCAACCATCCTCGACTCGAAGACGCCGCAGCTGAACACGgcgctccacctcgccgcctTGCATGGCCACACCGACTTCGCCGGGGAGGTCCTCAACGTGAAGGAGGAGCTGCTCGTCGCCAAGAACAACGACGGCGACAGCCCGCTGCACCTGGCAGCAAGGTACGGCGAGAAGGGGGTGGTGGAGCTGTTCGTCCGCCGCGCCCGGTCCTGGCCGCCAGAGGATCCCACCACCGCCGAAGGGCCGCTCAGGAATCCCCTGATGATGACCAACAAGGCGGGCGACACCCCGCTGCACGACGCGGTGCGGAACCGCAGGAACGCCGTGGCGCTGTTGCTGCTTGACATGAACCCCGACCGTGGCCACGACCTCAATGGACTCGGGGAGTCGCCGTTGGAAATTGCTGCCCGCGAGGGCCTTGTCCTCGTCGTGGAAAGGATTGTGAAGCATCCATGGGCTCAGCAGGTGTCCGTGAACCACCATGTCAGAGGCACCGCTCTGCACCAGGCAGTACTCGCCCGGCACATTC TGCTGTACACTGCAGGAATCTTAGAGATTCTTCTGGAGAAGCGCCCTGAACTGATCGACCTGACCGACTCTAACGGCAACAATGCGTTGCACTACGCGGCTAAGAAGAACCACGCACGGGCAGTGGATATACTGCTTAACAAGCGGATGAACCTGGCCTACAAGAGCAACCACGAGCAACAGTCCCCGCTCCACGTCGCCGCGCACTACGGGTCCACGGACGCCATCACGGCTCTGCTCCGGTGCTGCCCCGACGTCGCCGAGATGGAGGATAACAACGGCCACACCGCCTTCCACGCCTCCGTCGTCAGCGGCAAAGCGAACGCGATCAGGTGCCTCCTCCGGCGCGTCGTCCGCGCAAAGGAGGTTCTCAACCACGTCGATAAGAACGGCAACACGCCTCGGCACCTCGCAGCCAGCATGTCACATATCAATTCCGCGTTGGTGCTGCTCAACGACGGGCGCGTCGACCCCTGCGTCCTCAACCGCGACGGCCAGACTGCGCGTAGCCTCCTCGAGATCAGAGGTGAGATGGATGCGTACGAGTTGCACCTCTGGACGCAGCTCATGCGGCATGAGCCTATCTGGTGCCGTAACCAGCCGGTGCCGCCGCTCCGGCGCCACAAgggctccgcctccgctccggGGGACTTTCGAGAGAGACTCGGGATCCAAGTCATCTTAGCAAGCCTCGTCGCCACCGTCAGCTTTGCGGCCACCGTGACCATGCCTGGTGGGTACAGCCAGACCGAGGGCACTGCCATCCACAGCCACCGCGCCGCCTTCAAGATCTTTCTAGTCTCCAACACAATCGCCATGAGCAGCTCTAGCGTCGTGCTCTTGTGCTTCCTTTACCCAGTCAAGTACTACTCCTACAAGGTAAACCAAGTCCTGTGGGGCCAGAGGCTCACCTGCCTCGCCTGCCTCGCCATGATCGTCTCATTCATGACTGCCGTCTACGTAACCGTAGCGCCCACAGTACGATGGCCTGTCGACATGGCCATGGCAATCGGCGCCAGCACGCCGGTCCTCGTCATCCTCATACTGGGCCGGCAAGTGTTCTTCCTGCGACTCTAG
- the LOC117864892 gene encoding amino acid permease 3-like, with the protein MEAVRAILGGAKVTFCGVVQYVNLASIAVGYTIAVGYTIAASISMQAVWRANCFHARGHAAACKSSSVPYMIAFGAVQIVFSQIPNFDQIKWLSIVASVMSFTYSGIGLGLAVAQAVANGAFRGTLTGVAVGAGLTVAQKVWRTLQALGNIAFAYSFSNVLIEIQDTIKAPPPSEAAVMKKATAVSIATTTAFYTLCGCMGYAAFGNAAPDNLLTGFGFYEPFWLVDAANAAIVVHLVGAYQVFCQPIFAFVESRAAAAWPDSALVTKELRLGPFAPSALRLAWRSAFVCLATVVAMALPFFGSIVGLIGAFSFWPLTVYFPVEMYIKQRAVKRGSTKWICLKALAAVCLVLSAAAVAGSIAGFVSAFKVFRPFSG; encoded by the coding sequence ATGGAGGCCGTCCGCGCCATCCTCGGCGGCGCCAAGGTCACCTTCTGCGGCGTCGTCCAGTACGTCAACCTCGCCTCCATCGCCGTCGGATACACCATCGCCGTCGGATACaccatcgccgcctccatcaGCATGCAGGCCGTCTGGAGGGCCAACTGCTTCCACGCCCGGGGCCACGCCGCCGCGTGCAAGAGCTCCAGCGTGCCCTACATGATCGCCTTCGGGGCCGTGCAGATCGTCTTCTCGCAGATTCCCAACTTCGACCAGATCAAGTGGCTCTCCATCGTCGCCTCCGTCATGTCCTTCACCTACTCGGGCATCGggctcggcctcgccgtcgcgcaGGCCGTGGCGAACGGCGCGTTCCGGGGCACCCTCaccggcgtcgccgtcggcgcggGGCTCACCGTGGCGCAGAAGGTGTGGCGCACGCTGCAGGCGCTGGGCAACATCGCCTTCGCCTACTCCTTCTCCAACGTGCTCATCGAGATCCAGGACACCAtcaaggcgccgccgccgtcggaggcggcggtcaTGAAGAAGGCCACGGCGGTCAGCatcgccaccaccacggcgttCTACACGCTGTGCGGCTGCATGGGCTACGCGGCCTTCGGGAACGCGGCGCCGGACAACCTCCTCACCGGCTTCGGCTTCTACGAGCCCTTCTGGCTCGTCgacgccgccaacgccgccatcgtcgtGCACCTCGTCGGCGCGTACCAGGTCTTCTGCCAGCCCATCTTCGCCTTCGTCGAgagccgggccgccgccgcgtggccggACAGCGCCTTGGTCACCAAGGAGCTCCGCCTGGGGCCCTTCGCCCCCTCCGCGCTCCGCCTGGCGTGGCGGTCGGCGTTCGTGTGCCtcgccaccgtcgtcgccaTGGCGCTGCCCTTCTTCGGCAGCATCGTCGGCCTGATCGGCGCCTTCTCCTTCTGGCCGCTCACCGTCTACTTCCCCGTCGAGATGTACATCAAGCAGCGCGCCGTGAAGCGCGGCAGCACCAAGTGGATCTGCCTCAAGGCGCTCGCCGCCGTGTGCCTCGTCCTATCGGCCGCCGCCGTAGCAGGGTCCATCGCCGGCTTCGTCAGCGCATTCAAGGTCTTCCGACCATTCAGTGGCTAA
- the LOC117865677 gene encoding aspartic proteinase Asp1, with amino-acid sequence MAPRWAPPAGLVLLVLLLASAVSGDKPLRGGPSGAGKEPESSSAIFPLYGDVYPHGLYYVSMNIGNPSRPYFLDVDTGSDLTWLQCDAPCVSCNKVPHPLYRPIKNKLVPCVDQLCASLHGGLSGRHKCDSPHQQCDYEIRYADQGSSIGVLVNDSFALRLANSSVVRPSLAFGCGYDQQVGSSSEVSPTDGVLGLGSGSISLLSQLKKHGISKNVVGHCLSLRGGGFLFFGDDLVPYSRATWAPMARSAFRNYYSPGSASLYFGGRSLGVRPMEVVFDSGSSFTYFAAQPYQALVSALKGGLSRTLKEVSDPSLPLCWKGKKPFKSVLDVKKEFKSLVLSFANGKKALMEIPPENYLIVTKYGNACLGILNGSEVGLKDLNILGDITMQDQMVIYDNERGQIGWIRAPCDRIPNDNTIHGFEEGYCWPQFPGIIGLPNEDCPAYYRSNIV; translated from the exons ATGGCTCCGAGGTGGGCCCCCCCCGCCGGCCTCGTGCTTCTGGTGCTGCTCCTGGCGTCGGCGGTGAGCGGGGACAAACCGCTGAGGGGCGGGCCGTCCGGCGCGGGCAAGGAGCCGGAGTCGTCCTCCGCCATCTTCCCGCTCTACGGCGACGTCTACCCGCACGG CTTGTACTACGTGTCCATGAACATCGGCAACCCGTCGAGGCCATACTTCCTGGACGTCGACACCGGCAGCGATCTCACCTGGCTGCAGTGCGACGCGCCCTGCGTCAGCTGCAACAAG GTGCCACACCCACTCTACCGACCAATAAAGAACAAGCTGGTGCCCTGCGTGGATCAGTTGTGTGCATCCCTCCACGGTGGACTATCCGGCAGGCACAAATGTGACTCACCTCATCAGCAATGTGACTATGAGATTAGGTATGCTGATCAGGGGTCATCCATCGGCGTGCTCGTCAACGACAGCTTTGCGCTCCGCCTTGCAAACTCCTCTGTTGTCCGCCCTAGTCTTGCGTTTGG GTGTGGGTATGACCAACAGGTGGGCAGCAGCAGCGAGGTGTCGCCCACTGATGGAGTGCTTGGGCTTGGGAGCGGATCAATTAGTCTACTTTCACAGCTCAAGAAGCATGGGATCTCAAAGAACGTGGTTGGCCACTGCCTAAGCCTAAGAGGAGGGGGGTTCCTCTTCTTTGGGGATGATCTTGTGCCTTATTCGCGTGCAACATGGGCTCCCATGGCTCGAAGTGCCTTCCG gaattactaCTCCCCTGGTTCAGCAAGTCTGTACTTTGGTGGCCGGTCACTAGGCGTGAGGCCAATGGAAGTAGTTTTTGATAGCGGCAGCTCATTCACCTACTTTGCTGCACAGCCATATCAAGCGCTTGTCAGCGCG CTTAAGGGTGGTCTAAGCAGGACTCTGAAAGAGGTATCTGATCCCTCCCTGCCTCTCTGCTGGAAAGGGAAGAAACCATTCAAATCTGTGCTTGATGTCAAAAAGGAGTTCAAATCATTGGTTTTGAGCTTTGCCAATGGCAAGAAAGCACTCATGGAGATCCCTCCTGAAAACTACCTCATTGTCACT AAATATGGGAATGCATGTTTGGGCATCCTCAACGGATCGGAAGTTGGTCTCAAGGATCTGAACATTCTTGGAG ACATTACCATGCAGGATCAGATGGTGATATATGACAATGAGAGAGGGCAAATTGGATGGATTCGTGCACCCTGTGATAGAATCCCCAA CGACAATACCATTCATGGGTTTGAGGAAGGTTATTGTTGGCCCCAGTTCCCTGGGATCATTGGTCTCCCGAATGAAGATTGCCCAGCCTATTACCGCTCGAATATAGTGTAA
- the LOC117865148 gene encoding uncharacterized protein isoform X2 gives MQKSKACVIRSFTDVINPHPFAQLKYKRGLMDPSLYKAATRGDVATLKRLLEVDPTILDSKTPQLNTALHLAALHGHTDFAGEVLNVKEELLVAKNNDGDSPLHLAARYGEKGVVELFVRRARSWPPEDPTTAEGPLRNPLMMTNKAGDTPLHDAVRNRRNAVALLLLDMNPDRGHDLNGLGESPLEIAAREGLVLVVERIVKHPWAQQVSVNHHVRGTALHQAVLARHIRILEILLEKRPELIDLTDSNGNNALHYAAKKNHARAVDILLNKRMNLAYKSNHEQQSPLHVAAHYGSTDAITALLRCCPDVAEMEDNNGHTAFHASVVSGKANAIRCLLRRVVRAKEVLNHVDKNGNTPRHLAASMSHINSALVLLNDGRVDPCVLNRDGQTARSLLEIRGEMDAYELHLWTQLMRHEPIWCRNQPVPPLRRHKGSASAPGDFRERLGIQVILASLVATVSFAATVTMPGGYSQTEGTAIHSHRAAFKIFLVSNTIAMSSSSVVLLCFLYPVKYYSYKVNQVLWGQRLTCLACLAMIVSFMTAVYVTVAPTVRWPVDMAMAIGASTPVLVILILGRQVFFLRL, from the exons ATGCAGAAAAGCAAAGCCTGTGTAATTCGGAGCTTTACGGATGTAATTAATCCACATCCATTTGCACAACTGAAGTATAAGAGAGGACTCATGGATCCCTCGCTGTACAAGGCCGCGACACGGGGCGACGTGGCGACCCTGAAGCGGCTGCTGGAGGTTGACCCAACCATCCTCGACTCGAAGACGCCGCAGCTGAACACGgcgctccacctcgccgcctTGCATGGCCACACCGACTTCGCCGGGGAGGTCCTCAACGTGAAGGAGGAGCTGCTCGTCGCCAAGAACAACGACGGCGACAGCCCGCTGCACCTGGCAGCAAGGTACGGCGAGAAGGGGGTGGTGGAGCTGTTCGTCCGCCGCGCCCGGTCCTGGCCGCCAGAGGATCCCACCACCGCCGAAGGGCCGCTCAGGAATCCCCTGATGATGACCAACAAGGCGGGCGACACCCCGCTGCACGACGCGGTGCGGAACCGCAGGAACGCCGTGGCGCTGTTGCTGCTTGACATGAACCCCGACCGTGGCCACGACCTCAATGGACTCGGGGAGTCGCCGTTGGAAATTGCTGCCCGCGAGGGCCTTGTCCTCGTCGTGGAAAGGATTGTGAAGCATCCATGGGCTCAGCAGGTGTCCGTGAACCACCATGTCAGAGGCACCGCTCTGCACCAGGCAGTACTCGCCCGGCACATTC GAATCTTAGAGATTCTTCTGGAGAAGCGCCCTGAACTGATCGACCTGACCGACTCTAACGGCAACAATGCGTTGCACTACGCGGCTAAGAAGAACCACGCACGGGCAGTGGATATACTGCTTAACAAGCGGATGAACCTGGCCTACAAGAGCAACCACGAGCAACAGTCCCCGCTCCACGTCGCCGCGCACTACGGGTCCACGGACGCCATCACGGCTCTGCTCCGGTGCTGCCCCGACGTCGCCGAGATGGAGGATAACAACGGCCACACCGCCTTCCACGCCTCCGTCGTCAGCGGCAAAGCGAACGCGATCAGGTGCCTCCTCCGGCGCGTCGTCCGCGCAAAGGAGGTTCTCAACCACGTCGATAAGAACGGCAACACGCCTCGGCACCTCGCAGCCAGCATGTCACATATCAATTCCGCGTTGGTGCTGCTCAACGACGGGCGCGTCGACCCCTGCGTCCTCAACCGCGACGGCCAGACTGCGCGTAGCCTCCTCGAGATCAGAGGTGAGATGGATGCGTACGAGTTGCACCTCTGGACGCAGCTCATGCGGCATGAGCCTATCTGGTGCCGTAACCAGCCGGTGCCGCCGCTCCGGCGCCACAAgggctccgcctccgctccggGGGACTTTCGAGAGAGACTCGGGATCCAAGTCATCTTAGCAAGCCTCGTCGCCACCGTCAGCTTTGCGGCCACCGTGACCATGCCTGGTGGGTACAGCCAGACCGAGGGCACTGCCATCCACAGCCACCGCGCCGCCTTCAAGATCTTTCTAGTCTCCAACACAATCGCCATGAGCAGCTCTAGCGTCGTGCTCTTGTGCTTCCTTTACCCAGTCAAGTACTACTCCTACAAGGTAAACCAAGTCCTGTGGGGCCAGAGGCTCACCTGCCTCGCCTGCCTCGCCATGATCGTCTCATTCATGACTGCCGTCTACGTAACCGTAGCGCCCACAGTACGATGGCCTGTCGACATGGCCATGGCAATCGGCGCCAGCACGCCGGTCCTCGTCATCCTCATACTGGGCCGGCAAGTGTTCTTCCTGCGACTCTAG